A window of Exiguobacterium sp. FSL W8-0210 contains these coding sequences:
- a CDS encoding M3 family oligoendopeptidase, translating to MKHTRWQLEKLYTINDVKAGIATIRAALTKRPTNVAEQVERYQKVARDVEEWSDFIYCLYAEDVTRSEVHPLLEEIEIVQAMVRSEAAALDTKIAALSQEEWEELVTGSPYAFFLNERRDIQSRRASLVQEKLLQDLGVDGFQGWGQLYKQRFMALRVDLDKKQVTIGQGLHEAMFAPDRSTRLAAATAVDTACAQEADLFATILNRIAGFRLQSYKMRNWEQPLTELLEQNRISEASLTAMMEALDQHRDLFHAYYARKIAQAERVTGEWHDFETNTYRSARHIPFEMAETIVTTQFKRLNPRLGTFAENVFSKGWVDAENRPRKAEGGFCAAFPIAKESRIFMTYRDSYPDVATLAHEFGHAYHNYLLQDEPYLNQLKGTSIAETASTFMENLVLDAAIKETTEREEVLALLEVKIREGLKYASIVPGMFRFEQRFYAERQQGTVSAERLSELLQEEERLAYGPVLPEPARYKWMYISHLFNPNLAFYNIPYTIGYLLSNSLYQTVQADPNQFSAVFEAVMHNSGQATIDEIVKRHLDADPTSVAFWMEAQQPLIQAIEQYLTLTESSLSVD from the coding sequence ATGAAACACACACGATGGCAATTAGAAAAACTCTACACGATTAACGATGTCAAAGCAGGAATCGCTACGATACGAGCCGCGTTGACGAAACGTCCGACAAATGTGGCAGAACAGGTCGAGCGTTATCAGAAAGTCGCGCGCGACGTCGAGGAATGGAGCGACTTCATTTATTGTCTGTACGCTGAAGATGTCACGCGCTCAGAAGTCCATCCATTGCTCGAAGAGATTGAAATCGTACAAGCGATGGTGCGCAGTGAGGCAGCAGCACTCGATACGAAGATCGCCGCACTGTCACAAGAAGAGTGGGAGGAGCTCGTCACGGGTTCACCATACGCCTTTTTCTTGAACGAACGCCGTGACATCCAATCCCGTCGTGCATCACTGGTTCAGGAAAAATTGTTGCAGGATCTCGGTGTGGACGGGTTCCAAGGCTGGGGGCAGCTCTACAAACAGCGCTTCATGGCATTACGCGTCGACTTGGACAAAAAGCAGGTCACGATCGGTCAAGGGCTACACGAAGCGATGTTCGCACCTGACCGTTCGACTCGTCTAGCGGCAGCAACAGCAGTTGACACTGCTTGTGCACAAGAAGCTGACCTCTTCGCGACGATTCTGAACCGGATTGCCGGCTTTAGATTGCAATCCTACAAGATGCGGAACTGGGAGCAACCATTGACTGAGTTGCTTGAGCAGAACCGGATCTCGGAAGCGAGCCTAACAGCGATGATGGAAGCACTTGATCAACACCGCGACCTCTTTCACGCCTATTACGCTCGCAAGATTGCCCAGGCGGAGCGGGTGACGGGAGAATGGCATGATTTTGAGACGAACACCTATCGCTCCGCCCGTCACATTCCGTTTGAGATGGCAGAGACCATCGTCACGACACAATTTAAACGATTGAATCCGCGACTCGGTACTTTTGCTGAAAACGTGTTTAGTAAGGGATGGGTTGATGCAGAGAATCGTCCTAGAAAAGCGGAAGGCGGATTCTGTGCCGCATTCCCGATTGCCAAGGAGAGCCGGATTTTCATGACGTATCGCGACAGTTATCCGGACGTTGCGACGCTCGCGCATGAATTCGGTCACGCCTATCATAATTATTTACTGCAAGACGAACCGTATTTAAATCAACTCAAAGGAACGAGCATCGCGGAAACAGCTTCGACGTTCATGGAGAATCTAGTGCTCGATGCTGCTATCAAAGAGACAACGGAACGCGAGGAAGTGCTTGCTTTGCTTGAAGTCAAGATCCGGGAAGGGCTGAAATATGCCAGCATCGTTCCCGGGATGTTCCGGTTCGAGCAACGTTTTTATGCGGAACGTCAGCAAGGGACGGTCAGTGCCGAACGGTTAAGTGAACTCCTGCAAGAGGAAGAACGGTTAGCCTATGGTCCAGTATTGCCTGAACCGGCGCGCTATAAATGGATGTACATCAGTCACTTGTTCAATCCGAATCTTGCGTTCTACAACATTCCCTACACGATCGGTTATCTGCTCAGCAATAGTCTGTATCAGACGGTTCAAGCGGATCCGAATCAATTTTCGGCAGTCTTTGAAGCCGTCATGCATAATTCCGGTCAAGCGACGATCGATGAGATCGTTAAACGTCATCTCGACGCTGATCCGACATCTGTCGCGTTTTGGATGGAAGCCCAGCAACCGCTCATCCAGGCAATTGAGCAGTACTTGACATTAACGGAATCCTCTCTCTCCGTCGATTGA
- the rpiA gene encoding ribose-5-phosphate isomerase RpiA — translation MYEQEKQLVAEAALTYVNDGMIVGLGTGSTTERFIEALGPLVQAGLQIQGVATSLATVRLAEQLHIPLIDLEEGMEIDVTIDGIDQIDGRFQTIKGGGGALFREKIVALMSRELLYLTDSSKFVHHLSGPLPVELDPFALPYVRQRLRDKHVSATLRVKDDRPFVTNGGHVILDVDLSAISDVRVFAKEVKSWSGVLETGYFERQPDHVLTVDEGKVKRIAHPRLRDGGGLV, via the coding sequence ATGTATGAACAGGAGAAACAATTAGTCGCTGAGGCAGCACTAACTTACGTGAATGATGGGATGATAGTGGGTCTTGGGACGGGTTCGACGACGGAACGGTTCATCGAGGCGCTCGGTCCACTTGTGCAGGCGGGACTACAGATTCAAGGTGTGGCGACGTCACTTGCGACAGTCCGACTCGCGGAACAGTTACACATTCCGTTGATCGACTTGGAAGAGGGAATGGAAATCGATGTGACGATCGATGGGATCGACCAGATAGACGGACGATTTCAAACGATCAAAGGTGGTGGCGGCGCACTATTTCGCGAGAAAATCGTCGCGCTGATGAGTCGGGAATTGCTCTATCTGACCGATTCTTCGAAGTTCGTCCATCATTTAAGCGGACCGTTACCGGTCGAACTGGATCCGTTTGCGTTACCGTATGTGCGGCAACGGTTGCGTGATAAGCATGTCTCAGCAACGCTACGCGTGAAAGACGATCGTCCCTTCGTTACAAATGGAGGTCACGTGATTCTTGACGTTGACTTATCAGCCATCTCGGACGTCCGAGTATTCGCAAAAGAAGTGAAGAGTTGGTCGGGTGTACTCGAGACCGGTTACTTCGAGCGACAGCCCGATCATGTCCTGACGGTCGATGAGGGAAAGGTCAAACGTATCGCACATCCACGACTGCGTGACGGTGGTGGATTGGTTTAA
- a CDS encoding DUF350 domain-containing protein, with the protein MTFSDLFLSTLSYIGVATVLLAIGVVLFEVTTKSKELELIRNGKKAAVYAFGGRILGLAIVLYSSISNSVSILDMVLWGALAIVLQIVLFYLADLLIPRLSMTKEIDANNEAVGLLLLFLSISIGLIIAGSLTY; encoded by the coding sequence ATGACATTCAGTGATTTATTCCTCTCGACTCTCTCGTATATCGGTGTCGCAACCGTACTCCTTGCCATCGGTGTCGTCCTGTTCGAAGTGACGACGAAATCAAAGGAGCTTGAATTAATTCGTAACGGGAAGAAAGCGGCCGTCTACGCCTTCGGTGGACGAATTCTTGGTCTCGCCATCGTCCTGTATTCGAGTATTTCGAACTCTGTCAGCATTCTCGATATGGTGTTATGGGGTGCACTCGCGATCGTCTTACAAATCGTCTTATTCTATCTCGCGGATTTACTAATCCCACGCTTAAGCATGACGAAAGAGATTGATGCGAACAACGAAGCAGTCGGTTTATTGCTCCTCTTCTTATCGATTTCGATCGGTTTGATCATCGCAGGATCACTTACATATTAA
- a CDS encoding GGDEF domain-containing protein: protein MKSILFDVLHNVTLLMAGFYLLGKLSPLPITRDSPRLTRVLYGLALSVITLLLMQMTIEAAPGVMVDLRHIPVVVAAYFGGAIPTTIVTIAIIIYRFSLGTNLAAFTAFGFIVAVALGTSLIVREMPPYAKRTFTLVTIYATALHALVLWIVLPKQILLLEVMTVVIPASFVSSWLALLIIRDIRLTKQSLRMLRQKAQLDFLTGLNNSRAFNEYFTDVKQRLILNKQSVVLLTIDIDHFKQVNDTYGHEAGDEVLRQFANRLRDGVAESGYLSRNGGEEFSVLFEGVPLAEVIPLAEQLRERIASSPFRLASIDLPLTASFGLAAFDETTSQIDQLLPDADAALYQAKQQGRNQVVLFSPNAESAVSFQE from the coding sequence ATGAAAAGCATCCTTTTTGACGTCTTGCATAACGTGACGCTATTAATGGCTGGTTTCTATCTGCTCGGAAAATTATCACCGCTTCCGATCACGCGTGACTCCCCGCGGCTGACGCGCGTATTGTACGGTCTTGCTCTAAGTGTCATCACGTTACTACTCATGCAGATGACGATTGAAGCAGCACCTGGCGTCATGGTTGATTTGCGTCATATTCCGGTCGTCGTCGCTGCCTACTTTGGTGGTGCCATCCCGACAACGATCGTGACGATCGCGATCATCATCTATCGCTTCAGTTTGGGAACGAATCTAGCAGCCTTCACCGCATTCGGTTTTATCGTCGCCGTTGCTCTCGGAACGAGTCTGATCGTTCGCGAGATGCCACCCTATGCAAAACGAACATTCACACTCGTGACGATATACGCGACGGCTTTACACGCTCTTGTCTTATGGATTGTCTTACCGAAACAGATTCTTCTACTTGAAGTGATGACAGTCGTCATTCCTGCATCGTTCGTCAGTAGTTGGCTCGCCCTGCTGATCATCCGCGATATTCGGTTGACCAAACAATCATTACGGATGCTTCGTCAGAAAGCGCAACTTGACTTTTTGACGGGATTAAATAATTCACGCGCCTTCAATGAATACTTCACGGATGTCAAACAGCGATTGATCCTGAACAAACAGTCGGTCGTGTTGTTGACGATTGACATTGATCATTTTAAACAGGTCAACGATACGTATGGACATGAGGCGGGCGACGAGGTGCTACGGCAGTTCGCCAATCGACTGCGCGATGGAGTGGCAGAAAGCGGGTATTTATCCCGTAACGGCGGTGAGGAGTTTTCAGTCCTGTTTGAGGGCGTGCCACTCGCTGAAGTGATTCCTTTAGCAGAACAATTGCGTGAACGGATCGCTTCCAGCCCGTTTCGATTGGCTTCGATCGATTTGCCACTTACGGCATCGTTTGGTTTAGCGGCTTTTGATGAAACGACATCTCAAATCGACCAGCTCCTTCCGGATGCGGATGCTGCCCTCTATCAGGCGAAGCAACAAGGTCGGAACCAAGTCGTCCTGTTTTCTCCTAATGCAGAATCTGCCGTCAGCTTTCAAGAATAA
- a CDS encoding GntP family permease, which yields MELVIILLALSLLMFVAYRGFSVILFAPICALFAVLLTNPDWVLPFFSNIFMEKMVGFIKAYFPVFLLGAIFGKVVEMSGIAESIAKTIIRMIGAKRAILAIVLLGAILTYSGVSLFVVVFAVYPFAANLFREANIPKRLIPGTIALGAFTFTMDALPGTPQIQNVIPTTFFKTDIYAAPIMGTVGGLFILVVGMWYLESRKKKAHQAGEGYAGFEATAASAAPQMELKNEPEMALETDRQPVYRQVLAFVPLVLVAVMNKVFTLSIPKWYPEGFDFSAIGLEAFGKIETPAVLAIWSVQMALLIGILAAMLYDFPKIKTNFQAGLNVSIGGALLAVMNTGAEYGFGGVIAALPGFKSVSSGISETFTNSLVNGAVTTTTLAGVTGSASGGMGIALSAMLDKYTQAITSGGVPPEVMHRVISMASGGMDTLPHNGAVITLLAVTGLTHRQSYKDIFMITILKTVTVFLMIGLYSLTGLY from the coding sequence ATGGAACTCGTCATCATTCTTCTTGCCTTATCCTTATTGATGTTCGTTGCCTATCGTGGTTTTTCGGTCATCCTATTTGCACCAATCTGTGCCTTGTTCGCTGTCTTACTGACGAACCCGGACTGGGTGTTACCTTTCTTCTCGAATATCTTCATGGAAAAGATGGTCGGCTTCATCAAAGCATACTTCCCGGTCTTCCTCCTCGGAGCGATTTTCGGAAAAGTCGTTGAGATGTCCGGTATCGCAGAGTCAATCGCGAAGACGATCATCCGCATGATTGGTGCGAAGCGTGCCATTCTTGCCATCGTCTTACTCGGCGCCATTCTTACATATAGCGGCGTCAGCCTGTTCGTTGTCGTGTTCGCTGTTTATCCGTTTGCTGCGAACTTGTTCCGCGAAGCGAATATCCCGAAACGCCTCATCCCGGGAACCATCGCCCTTGGTGCATTCACGTTCACGATGGATGCTTTACCAGGAACACCGCAGATTCAAAACGTCATCCCAACGACGTTCTTCAAAACGGATATCTACGCTGCCCCGATCATGGGAACAGTTGGTGGCTTGTTCATCTTAGTCGTCGGGATGTGGTACCTCGAGTCACGCAAGAAAAAAGCGCATCAAGCGGGTGAAGGTTATGCTGGATTCGAAGCGACGGCGGCAAGTGCCGCACCGCAGATGGAGTTGAAGAACGAACCGGAAATGGCACTCGAAACAGATCGTCAACCAGTCTATCGGCAAGTCCTGGCTTTCGTGCCACTCGTCCTCGTTGCTGTCATGAATAAAGTCTTCACCCTGTCGATTCCGAAATGGTATCCGGAAGGATTTGATTTTTCAGCAATCGGTCTAGAAGCATTCGGAAAGATCGAGACACCCGCCGTTCTTGCAATCTGGTCCGTGCAAATGGCGTTGTTGATCGGAATTCTTGCAGCGATGCTGTATGACTTCCCGAAGATCAAGACGAATTTCCAAGCTGGTCTCAATGTCAGTATCGGTGGCGCGCTCTTAGCGGTCATGAATACAGGTGCTGAGTATGGTTTCGGAGGCGTCATCGCAGCATTACCAGGATTCAAGTCCGTCTCAAGCGGGATTTCAGAGACGTTCACGAACTCACTCGTCAACGGAGCTGTCACGACGACGACGCTTGCCGGTGTCACTGGTTCCGCATCGGGCGGGATGGGAATCGCGTTAAGTGCGATGTTGGATAAATATACGCAAGCCATCACATCAGGCGGCGTGCCACCGGAAGTCATGCACCGCGTCATCTCGATGGCGTCCGGCGGAATGGATACGTTACCGCATAACGGTGCCGTCATCACATTACTTGCCGTCACGGGCCTAACGCATCGTCAGTCGTATAAGGACATCTTCATGATTACGATCCTCAAGACAGTGACGGTCTTCTTGATGATCGGATTGTATAGCTTGACTGGTTTGTACTAA
- a CDS encoding CoA transferase subunit A produces MKQGKVYASFAEATADIFDGATLVVGGFGLCGIPEKSITALQEKGVKDLTVVSNNCGVDDFGLGLLLQTRQIKKMISSYVGENKTFEQQYLSGEIEVDLVPQGTLAERIRAGGAGIPGFYTPTGVGTPIAEGKEQKEFDGKTYLLEEGIVGDFAIVKAWKSDRLGNLVFRKTSRNFNPIVATAGKVTIVEVEELVEVGELDPNEIHTPAVYVQRIVVGTDYEKRIERRTVREA; encoded by the coding sequence ATGAAACAGGGGAAAGTATACGCATCATTCGCGGAAGCGACAGCAGACATCTTTGACGGGGCGACGCTAGTTGTAGGGGGCTTCGGACTCTGCGGAATCCCGGAAAAATCAATTACCGCGTTGCAAGAGAAGGGCGTCAAGGATTTGACGGTCGTCAGTAATAACTGTGGCGTCGATGACTTCGGTCTCGGTCTGCTCTTGCAGACGCGACAAATCAAGAAGATGATCTCGTCGTATGTCGGGGAAAACAAGACGTTCGAGCAACAATACCTCAGTGGCGAGATTGAAGTCGATCTCGTCCCACAAGGTACGCTTGCCGAACGTATCCGTGCCGGTGGAGCTGGCATTCCCGGTTTCTATACACCAACAGGCGTCGGGACACCGATTGCTGAAGGGAAGGAACAAAAGGAGTTCGATGGAAAAACGTATCTGCTGGAAGAAGGAATCGTCGGCGATTTTGCGATCGTCAAGGCATGGAAATCAGATCGACTCGGGAATCTCGTCTTCCGAAAGACGTCACGCAACTTTAATCCGATCGTTGCGACAGCCGGAAAAGTAACGATCGTTGAAGTCGAAGAACTGGTCGAAGTCGGTGAACTCGATCCGAATGAGATTCATACACCTGCTGTCTACGTCCAGCGCATCGTCGTCGGAACGGATTATGAAAAACGCATCGAACGCCGGACTGTCCGGGAAGCTTGA
- a CDS encoding 3-oxoacid CoA-transferase subunit B, translated as MKTTREIIIERALQEIEDGMYVNLGIGIPTLIANAIPDDMHVMLQSENGLLGIGPYPLDHEVDADEINAGKETVTAQSGASYFDSAESFAMIRGGHIDLAILGGMEVDQNGDLANWMIPGKMVKGMGGAMDLVNGAKRVVIIMEHVNKHGESKVKQACTLPLTGRAVVNRLITDRAVFDFTPDGMVLIETLNGHTVEDVKQVTEARFTVSPELERVTVGE; from the coding sequence ATGAAAACGACACGAGAGATCATCATTGAACGCGCACTTCAGGAAATCGAAGACGGGATGTACGTCAATCTCGGGATCGGGATTCCGACATTGATCGCCAATGCGATTCCGGACGACATGCATGTCATGCTGCAATCCGAAAACGGATTGCTTGGCATCGGACCGTATCCACTCGATCATGAGGTCGATGCCGACGAGATCAATGCCGGCAAAGAAACGGTCACGGCACAATCCGGAGCTTCTTACTTCGACAGTGCCGAATCATTCGCGATGATTCGCGGTGGGCACATCGACCTCGCGATCCTCGGCGGGATGGAGGTCGATCAAAACGGTGACCTCGCGAACTGGATGATTCCGGGCAAAATGGTCAAAGGCATGGGCGGGGCGATGGATCTCGTCAACGGAGCAAAACGCGTCGTCATCATCATGGAGCATGTCAACAAACACGGCGAATCGAAAGTCAAACAGGCGTGTACCTTGCCATTGACAGGACGCGCCGTCGTCAACCGTTTGATTACGGACCGGGCCGTCTTTGATTTCACACCGGACGGAATGGTCTTGATCGAGACGCTGAATGGTCATACGGTCGAAGACGTCAAACAAGTCACGGAAGCACGATTCACGGTCAGTCCGGAACTCGAGCGCGTGACGGTAGGGGAGTGA
- a CDS encoding 3-hydroxybutyrate dehydrogenase, with product MVQGDIVLVTGAGSGIGLEISKAFAVAGAKVVVTDVRAEAAEEAAAAIRADGHEAVGMTLNVTDEAQVEAVLKQTVEQFGRLDVLINNAGLQHVSPIEEFPTEKFELMIKIMLTAPFIAIKHAFPIMKEQGYGRILNMASINGLIGFAGKAAYNSAKHGLLGLTKVAALEGAEHGITVNAICPGYVDTPLVRNQMEDLAKTRHVELEKVLEEVIYPLVPQKRLLAVEEIADYALFLASRKAKGITGQANVLDGGYTIQ from the coding sequence ATGGTCCAAGGAGATATCGTACTCGTCACAGGTGCAGGAAGCGGAATTGGTCTTGAAATCTCAAAGGCGTTCGCTGTGGCAGGAGCGAAGGTCGTCGTAACGGACGTTCGCGCGGAAGCAGCAGAAGAGGCGGCGGCAGCGATTCGGGCAGACGGTCATGAAGCGGTCGGCATGACGCTCAACGTCACCGATGAAGCACAGGTCGAAGCCGTCTTGAAGCAGACGGTCGAACAATTTGGTCGACTCGACGTCTTGATCAATAACGCGGGTCTTCAACACGTCTCACCAATTGAAGAGTTTCCGACGGAGAAATTCGAGTTGATGATCAAGATCATGTTGACGGCACCGTTCATCGCCATCAAACATGCCTTTCCGATCATGAAGGAACAAGGTTACGGACGGATTCTCAACATGGCATCGATCAATGGTTTGATTGGCTTTGCTGGGAAGGCGGCGTATAACTCGGCGAAACATGGATTGCTCGGTCTAACGAAGGTCGCAGCCCTTGAAGGAGCGGAACACGGAATCACCGTCAACGCGATTTGCCCGGGGTATGTCGATACACCGCTCGTCCGAAATCAGATGGAAGACTTGGCAAAGACGCGTCACGTTGAACTCGAAAAAGTACTGGAAGAAGTCATCTATCCGCTCGTTCCGCAAAAACGGTTGCTCGCCGTCGAAGAAATCGCGGATTATGCGTTGTTCCTCGCGAGCCGCAAAGCAAAAGGAATCACCGGACAAGCAAACGTACTCGATGGAGGATATACAATTCAATAA
- a CDS encoding acetyl-CoA C-acetyltransferase, with protein MSEAVVIVSATRTAIGNFNGSLKDIKATELGATVIRAALEKAGVAGNHVDEVFFGNVLSAGLGQNPARQAALAAGLPETCPAMTVNKVCGSGLSAVHLAYQAIKSGEANVIVAGGMENMSQAPYVLAGARSGLKMGDQPLVDTIIQDGLECAFNDYHMGITAENLADAYELSREAQDQFAATSQQKAQTALAEERFVSEITPVLIPQRKGDPISFDQDEFPRAGTSVETLSRLRPAFKKDGTVTAGNASGINDGAAALVIMSATKAKELGVTPLVEIVANGTSGVDPSIMGIGPVQAVQKALDKAGLTLEEIDVIEANEAFAAQSLAVDAELQFPHEKLNRNGGAIALGHPIGASGARILVTLIHELERTGETHGLATLCVGGGQGVATIVKKYEG; from the coding sequence ATGAGTGAAGCAGTCGTCATCGTCAGTGCGACGCGCACGGCGATCGGGAATTTCAATGGAAGTTTGAAGGACATCAAAGCAACGGAACTCGGAGCGACAGTCATCCGCGCGGCACTTGAAAAAGCAGGTGTCGCAGGAAATCACGTCGATGAAGTCTTTTTTGGTAACGTCCTCTCAGCAGGACTTGGTCAAAATCCAGCACGACAGGCGGCACTCGCTGCCGGCTTACCGGAGACATGTCCAGCGATGACCGTTAACAAGGTCTGCGGATCCGGTCTCTCAGCCGTCCATCTCGCGTATCAGGCGATCAAGTCGGGCGAAGCCAATGTCATCGTTGCTGGTGGCATGGAGAACATGAGTCAGGCGCCATATGTCCTCGCGGGCGCACGATCTGGCCTGAAGATGGGTGACCAACCGCTCGTCGATACGATCATCCAGGATGGACTTGAGTGTGCGTTCAATGACTATCATATGGGGATCACGGCAGAAAATTTGGCAGACGCCTACGAACTTTCCCGCGAAGCGCAGGATCAGTTCGCTGCGACGAGTCAGCAAAAAGCGCAGACGGCATTAGCAGAAGAACGGTTCGTCTCGGAAATCACGCCAGTGTTGATTCCACAACGAAAAGGCGACCCGATCAGTTTTGATCAAGATGAGTTTCCGCGTGCCGGAACATCTGTCGAAACACTCAGTCGTTTGCGCCCGGCATTCAAAAAGGACGGAACGGTCACGGCAGGCAATGCATCTGGCATCAATGACGGAGCTGCTGCGCTCGTCATCATGTCCGCGACAAAGGCAAAAGAACTCGGTGTGACTCCACTCGTTGAGATCGTTGCGAACGGAACGTCCGGCGTCGACCCGAGCATCATGGGGATTGGTCCCGTTCAAGCGGTCCAGAAGGCACTCGATAAAGCGGGACTGACGCTTGAGGAGATCGATGTCATCGAAGCGAACGAAGCGTTCGCGGCACAATCTCTCGCGGTCGATGCGGAGCTACAGTTCCCGCATGAGAAGCTCAACCGAAACGGCGGTGCAATCGCGCTCGGTCATCCGATCGGTGCGAGTGGGGCGCGGATTCTCGTTACGTTGATCCATGAACTCGAGCGGACGGGTGAGACGCATGGTCTTGCGACGTTATGCGTCGGGGGCGGTCAAGGGGTAGCGACGATCGTCAAAAAATACGAAGGTTAA
- a CDS encoding DUF2268 domain-containing protein — MKSIYLLSATLLLASCSPAAEKPKTYDISFTHEKQEIQIVPLYKAYDDYIQAASKQPEDNEALFKKYVLGAKNSVIKKEQLQAMPVPSLYEQPSENIKDLKQMNTYLKKHHQRIMKQIKSSLLTSMKQLPRDEKLVVFVSPTTPIEHDDAKRYGGVSGVAQGNNSMSLFFLKDFSETSLRNTTAHEYHHTVALDEPNRATMLDYIILEGKAEFFAHKLYPVESSEAIATLLDHTLEHVISELNAERLTTDDLFFGNYEKQIPSFVKYRLGYMIVSDFVKQHPEISLKEWSRMSSVQILEKSSYKDILTIR; from the coding sequence ATGAAATCGATCTATCTTCTTAGCGCCACCCTTTTACTTGCCAGTTGTTCCCCCGCTGCCGAAAAACCAAAGACGTATGACATCTCATTTACGCATGAGAAACAAGAGATTCAAATCGTTCCTTTGTACAAGGCGTATGACGATTACATTCAAGCGGCTTCGAAACAGCCAGAGGACAATGAGGCACTATTTAAAAAATATGTATTGGGCGCTAAAAATAGCGTCATCAAAAAAGAACAGCTCCAAGCCATGCCCGTTCCTAGCCTCTATGAACAGCCATCGGAGAACATCAAGGACTTAAAGCAGATGAATACATATTTGAAAAAACACCATCAGCGCATCATGAAACAGATCAAGTCCAGTCTCCTGACTTCGATGAAACAACTTCCACGAGATGAAAAGCTCGTCGTCTTCGTCTCCCCGACGACACCAATCGAGCATGATGATGCCAAACGTTATGGTGGTGTCAGCGGTGTCGCGCAAGGAAACAATTCAATGAGTCTGTTCTTCTTGAAGGATTTTTCGGAAACATCATTACGCAACACGACGGCGCATGAGTACCATCATACCGTAGCCCTCGATGAACCGAATCGTGCGACGATGCTCGATTACATCATCCTCGAAGGAAAAGCGGAATTCTTTGCCCACAAGCTTTATCCAGTGGAATCATCGGAAGCGATCGCCACTCTACTTGACCATACTTTAGAGCATGTGATTTCGGAGCTAAATGCGGAACGATTGACGACGGATGATCTATTCTTTGGAAATTACGAAAAACAAATTCCATCGTTCGTGAAATACAGACTCGGCTACATGATTGTCTCCGACTTCGTGAAGCAACATCCCGAGATTTCCTTGAAGGAATGGTCACGGATGTCCTCCGTGCAAATTCTCGAAAAAAGCAGTTACAAAGACATATTAACGATTCGCTAA